From Polaribacter butkevichii, a single genomic window includes:
- a CDS encoding outer membrane beta-barrel protein, producing the protein MDITISGIVKEKETQQTIPYANILLKTVKENAFITGTATNDLGRFSIDNIKPGNYILEVSIIGFKTKAQTIYVGRLSKFLDIKTIELSEDSISLDEIVVTSAQDEISSKMDKKTYSLKDNISQNGGSVLQAMQNLPSVTLQEGKVQLRGNDKVTVLIDGKQTALTGFGNQTGLDNIPASAIEKIEIINNPSAKYDANGNAGIINIIFKKNKVQGFNGKVGFTGGLGSLWERKANLPDIRPQYTFTPKINPSLSLNYRKNKVNLFFQGDYLYTETLNKNEFVNRVYDDGTIINRQTKRNRDTKFTTLKSGLDWSIDDQNSLTISGLFGSEVIIDNGDEPFVDKNNERLYLWRFLEDEVKTTIMATASYQHKFEEAGRLLNIGFNYTFHREDEKYFFENIRPTFTGLDSFVLLSDEQVYDFNIDYIKPLKHGKFETGIKLRKRNIPINMDFFQGQNSPIDAGAGGWAEYKELIPAVYGNYSFENEKYEAEIGLRLEYVDLNYLVNPDHNTYSSDGYNYTEPFPNMRFAYKMNENNKVSLFYNRRVDRPNEVDIRIFPKYDDAELIKVGNPGLRPQFTNLIELGYKTNWKKGSLYTALYHRFADGTITRISSTDGTSNILYAIFQNAGKSYNSGLEMVYEQDLTDWYSMNINGNLYRNQINAFSVENLYPKPNTFFAAQQAIASGSLKINNTLQLSNKVNAQLSAVYLAADIIPQGKIKSRFSLDFGIKKNIQKGKGEIFLNATDLLNTMVVKTEITGDVFSYTSANYSESQVIRLGYSYKF; encoded by the coding sequence ATGGATATTACCATTTCTGGAATTGTAAAAGAAAAAGAAACACAACAAACCATTCCTTATGCAAATATTCTGTTAAAGACTGTAAAAGAAAATGCTTTTATTACCGGTACTGCAACCAATGATCTAGGGCGTTTTAGTATTGATAATATAAAACCCGGAAACTACATTTTAGAAGTGTCTATTATTGGGTTTAAAACCAAAGCACAAACTATTTATGTAGGTCGTCTTTCTAAATTTTTAGACATTAAAACCATTGAACTTTCAGAGGATAGTATTTCTCTTGATGAAATTGTGGTAACATCTGCACAAGATGAAATTAGCTCTAAAATGGATAAGAAAACCTATTCTTTAAAAGACAATATTAGTCAGAATGGAGGCTCTGTTTTACAAGCAATGCAAAATCTACCGAGTGTTACACTGCAAGAAGGAAAAGTACAATTAAGAGGTAATGATAAGGTTACCGTACTAATTGATGGCAAACAAACTGCCTTAACTGGTTTTGGAAATCAAACTGGGTTGGATAATATTCCAGCTTCAGCTATAGAAAAAATTGAAATTATTAACAATCCTTCAGCAAAATATGACGCCAATGGAAATGCAGGAATCATCAATATTATTTTCAAGAAAAATAAAGTACAAGGTTTTAATGGTAAAGTTGGTTTTACAGGCGGTCTAGGATCGTTATGGGAGCGCAAAGCAAATTTACCAGACATTAGACCACAGTACACGTTTACACCAAAAATTAATCCGTCTTTATCGCTTAATTATAGAAAAAATAAGGTAAATCTATTTTTTCAAGGCGATTATTTGTACACAGAAACCTTGAATAAAAATGAATTTGTTAATCGGGTTTATGATGATGGCACAATTATTAACAGACAAACCAAAAGGAATAGAGATACTAAATTTACAACTCTAAAATCTGGTTTAGATTGGAGTATCGATGACCAGAATTCTTTAACAATTTCTGGGTTATTTGGAAGTGAAGTTATTATTGATAATGGCGATGAACCTTTTGTTGATAAAAACAATGAACGCTTGTATTTATGGAGGTTTTTAGAAGATGAAGTTAAAACAACCATTATGGCAACTGCCAGTTATCAGCATAAATTTGAAGAAGCAGGCCGTTTATTAAACATCGGTTTTAACTACACGTTTCATAGAGAAGATGAAAAATATTTTTTCGAAAACATACGTCCCACTTTTACAGGTTTAGACTCTTTTGTATTGCTTTCTGATGAACAAGTTTATGATTTTAATATTGATTATATAAAACCGCTAAAACATGGTAAGTTCGAAACCGGAATTAAACTAAGAAAACGAAACATACCTATTAATATGGATTTTTTTCAAGGACAAAACTCACCAATTGATGCAGGTGCTGGTGGTTGGGCAGAATACAAAGAATTAATTCCTGCTGTGTATGGAAATTATAGTTTTGAAAACGAAAAATATGAAGCAGAAATTGGCTTGCGTTTAGAATATGTCGATTTAAATTACCTTGTAAATCCAGATCACAACACATACTCTAGCGACGGATACAATTATACAGAACCTTTCCCAAATATGCGATTTGCCTATAAAATGAATGAAAACAATAAGGTTTCTTTGTTTTACAATCGTCGTGTAGACAGACCAAATGAAGTAGATATCCGTATTTTCCCAAAATATGATGATGCAGAATTGATTAAAGTAGGAAACCCAGGATTGCGTCCGCAATTTACCAACCTTATTGAATTAGGTTATAAAACCAATTGGAAAAAAGGAAGCTTGTATACAGCCTTATATCATCGTTTTGCAGATGGTACTATTACTAGAATTTCTTCTACAGATGGTACAAGTAATATACTTTACGCCATTTTTCAAAATGCAGGAAAAAGTTATAACTCAGGCTTAGAAATGGTTTACGAACAAGATCTTACAGATTGGTACTCTATGAATATTAATGGAAACCTTTATCGAAATCAAATTAATGCTTTTTCAGTTGAAAATTTATACCCAAAACCCAATACCTTTTTTGCCGCCCAACAAGCCATTGCTTCAGGGAGTTTAAAAATAAATAACACCCTACAACTTTCTAATAAAGTAAACGCACAATTGAGTGCAGTATATTTAGCAGCTGATATTATTCCGCAAGGAAAAATAAAGTCTCGATTTTCTTTAGATTTTGGTATTAAAAAGAACATACAAAAAGGCAAGGGAGAAATTTTCTTAAATGCAACCGACCTTTTAAATACTATGGTAGTAAAAACAGAAATTACTGGAGATGTATTTAGTTATACAAGTGCCAATTATTCAGAATCGCAAGTAATACGATTGGGATATAGCTATAAGTTTTAA
- a CDS encoding aldo/keto reductase codes for MKKVNIGKTDLEVSRINFGGNVFGWTLDEKQSFDILDAFTGAGFNFIDTADTYSWWVNGVGGQSEEIIGKWMKARGNRDQIVVATKVGSETKEHPNDISKKHILKSVDESLKRLKTDYIDLYYTHFDDNVTPVEETLSAYDEVIKAGKVRHIAASNLSPERLLESFKVSEENNLPKYVALQPHYNLVERENYESKYADIVDKYGLSVMTYYSLASGFLTGKYRSESDLGKSVRGEGAKQYLNTKGLAIINALDTISAKHSSKPATVALAWLLAQPHIAAPIVSATSEHQLQTLFDAPKLNLDAEDLGLLEEASK; via the coding sequence ATGAAAAAAGTAAACATAGGAAAAACAGATTTAGAAGTATCTCGCATAAATTTTGGTGGTAATGTTTTTGGTTGGACTTTAGACGAAAAACAATCTTTCGATATTTTAGATGCTTTTACAGGAGCAGGATTCAATTTTATAGATACAGCAGATACTTACAGTTGGTGGGTAAATGGTGTTGGAGGACAATCTGAAGAGATTATAGGTAAATGGATGAAAGCACGTGGAAACAGAGACCAAATAGTTGTTGCAACAAAGGTAGGTTCAGAAACCAAAGAACACCCCAATGATATTAGTAAAAAACACATTTTAAAATCGGTTGACGAGTCTTTAAAACGTCTTAAAACTGATTATATTGATTTGTATTACACGCATTTTGATGATAACGTAACTCCTGTTGAAGAAACTTTATCTGCTTATGACGAAGTTATAAAAGCAGGAAAAGTGCGTCATATTGCTGCTTCAAATTTATCACCAGAACGTTTATTAGAGTCTTTTAAAGTTTCCGAAGAAAACAACCTACCTAAATATGTAGCTTTACAACCTCATTATAATTTGGTAGAACGTGAAAATTATGAATCTAAATATGCAGATATTGTAGATAAATATGGATTAAGTGTAATGACGTATTATTCTTTAGCAAGCGGATTTTTAACTGGTAAATATAGGTCAGAATCTGATTTAGGTAAAAGTGTACGAGGTGAAGGAGCAAAACAGTATTTAAATACAAAAGGGTTGGCTATTATCAACGCATTAGATACTATATCAGCAAAACATAGTAGCAAACCAGCAACGGTGGCTTTGGCTTGGTTATTAGCACAACCGCATATTGCTGCGCCAATTGTAAGTGCTACAAGTGAACACCAGTTACAAACTTTATTTGATGCCCCAAAATTGAATTTGGATGCTGAAGATTTAGGTTTATTGGAGGAAGCTAGTAAATAA
- a CDS encoding putative quinol monooxygenase: protein MKKSYLTIIARIVVKEEHRAFVKAELLKLLDVTRAEEGNISYDLHQDNENPNLFLFHEKWINRELWQKHMGNKYLAHYLKVTEGKVDEFILNEMTEIVN from the coding sequence ATGAAAAAATCATATTTGACTATAATTGCAAGAATTGTTGTAAAAGAAGAGCATAGAGCCTTTGTGAAAGCTGAATTATTAAAGTTATTAGATGTAACAAGAGCTGAAGAAGGTAATATTAGTTATGACTTACATCAAGATAATGAAAATCCAAATTTATTTTTATTCCATGAAAAATGGATAAACCGCGAGTTGTGGCAAAAACATATGGGTAATAAATATTTAGCTCATTATTTAAAAGTAACAGAAGGTAAAGTTGATGAGTTCATTCTAAATGAAATGACAGAAATAGTCAATTAG
- a CDS encoding SDR family NAD(P)-dependent oxidoreductase: MDLKIKGKVALISGSTAGIGYATAERFLNEGATVIINGRTKDRVNTAVARLKASTKNNNVSGVVADFSKVADINRLLKEVPEVDVLVNNTGIFEPKAFADINDEDWYHFFEVNVMSGIRLARHYFPKMLKKNWGRIIFISSESAVFIPDEMIHYGMTKTAQLAISRGLAELTKGTNVTVNSILPGPTKSEGVTGFIKDLAKAEGISEEKVETDFFKNMRPTSLLERFASVDEIANTIVYYSSDLASATNGAAIRVEGGLIRSIL, from the coding sequence ATGGACTTAAAAATAAAAGGTAAAGTGGCATTAATTAGCGGTTCTACTGCTGGTATAGGCTATGCAACTGCAGAACGTTTTTTAAACGAAGGCGCTACGGTTATTATTAACGGTAGAACAAAAGATAGAGTAAATACTGCTGTAGCTCGGTTAAAAGCAAGTACTAAAAACAATAATGTTTCTGGTGTTGTTGCCGATTTTTCTAAGGTAGCCGATATTAATAGACTACTAAAAGAAGTGCCAGAAGTAGATGTTTTGGTAAACAATACGGGTATTTTTGAACCTAAGGCCTTTGCCGATATTAACGATGAAGATTGGTATCACTTTTTTGAAGTGAATGTAATGAGTGGTATTCGTTTAGCACGACACTATTTCCCTAAAATGTTGAAGAAAAATTGGGGGCGAATCATCTTTATTTCTAGTGAATCTGCTGTATTTATTCCAGATGAAATGATTCATTATGGAATGACAAAAACCGCACAATTAGCAATTAGTAGAGGCTTAGCAGAATTAACAAAAGGCACAAATGTTACCGTTAATTCTATTTTACCTGGTCCAACAAAATCTGAAGGTGTAACGGGGTTTATTAAAGATTTAGCAAAAGCAGAAGGTATATCCGAAGAAAAGGTTGAAACAGATTTCTTTAAAAATATGCGTCCAACTTCTCTATTAGAGCGTTTTGCTTCTGTAGATGAGATTGCAAATACTATTGTATATTATTCTAGTGATTTAGCTTCTGCGACTAATGGAGCGGCTATTAGGGTAGAAGGAGGGTTAATTCGTTCTATACTATAA